The genomic DNA ATAGTTGTTTCTTTAGTGATCATGTTATGGTGTATTATTAATGGTTAACAGCAGTTTCCGTCTGGTGAGCAACAAGGTTCATTATTGATTTCAGAAAGATTTAATTTTGGTTTTTCTGCCGGTATGCCACAGTTGTCTTTTGCCAAACAGTCCGTTTGCTTAGATGTTAGTCTAAAATTGGCACCGTCAAAATCTAATCCGAATTTCTCAATGGTATTGCCTTGGTACTCAACTTCTATTTCCAAATCTTCTATTCCCAATACCTTTTCAGAAAGTTCAATAATGTGTATTAATTTCTCTGGATGTAATCTATGGTCATAATCATCTGCATTCCATAATTGAAAGTTGACCACTTCTTCATTACGGACCGTGCCGCCACAATCAATAAAGTTTTTGGTTATTTTACCTACCTCGGTAACATGAAAGTGATTTGGTACCAATTCGCCATTCGGTAATTGAAAGGCGATAGTTTCAAGTGCTGCTAAGTGCTTTTTAATTTCTGATAGTTTCATAATGCTATGTTTTAAATTTTCGTATTTATATTAGTACATCGCAATAATGCGATAAAAGGATTCAAATTTTTTTAACAACAATTATTGTTAGAAATATCTTGATCTAGAAAGTGTGTCATAATATCTTTCATGCTCGCCCAATTTTCTTTGTCAATACAATAGCAAACACTGGTGCCTTCTACATTGCCTTTTATTAAACCTAAATTTTTAAGTTCTTTTAAATGCTGTGAAATAGTGGGTTGTGCTAAACCTATTTCATTGACCAAATCTCCACAGATACAAGTATCAATTTTAAATAGATGTTGTAAAATGGCTACACGGGCAGGGTGACCAAATGCTTTAGCGAACAAGGATATCTTGTTCTGCTCATCAGTAAACATTTCAGTTTTTGCTAAACCCATTCTTTAAATAATTGTTTCATTGCAATATTACGATATAATATAGAACAACTAAGATAATTGATCGTTAAATTTGTGTTATGTGAAAGCTATAAACATAAATTACACCCTATTTCGTAGGGAAAAATAATTCTTTCTGCCTCTTTCTAA from Maribacter dokdonensis DSW-8 includes the following:
- a CDS encoding DUF6428 family protein, which produces MKLSEIKKHLAALETIAFQLPNGELVPNHFHVTEVGKITKNFIDCGGTVRNEEVVNFQLWNADDYDHRLHPEKLIHIIELSEKVLGIEDLEIEVEYQGNTIEKFGLDFDGANFRLTSKQTDCLAKDNCGIPAEKPKLNLSEINNEPCCSPDGNCC
- a CDS encoding ArsR/SmtB family transcription factor, which produces MGLAKTEMFTDEQNKISLFAKAFGHPARVAILQHLFKIDTCICGDLVNEIGLAQPTISQHLKELKNLGLIKGNVEGTSVCYCIDKENWASMKDIMTHFLDQDISNNNCC